AAAACAAGGCCAGTGGGTGAACTGGGAAGGGGTGCAAAGAAGATGGATTAAATGGAAAGATCTATGAGGCATGGAAGCTGGTATAGGATCAGATTTTATTTTAGGTGCTACGTATGATGTGCTCCCATCTCCCAAGAACTTAAGTCaatggtttggtgaggatgatagatgcacactttgtttgtgtgtgggcagcCTCCACCATATCCTATCAGGGTGCAAGGTCAGTCTCACCCAGGGGCGGTATACATGGCGTCACCACCAGGTATTGAAATGTTTGACAGCGGCTATtgaggataaaaggagagaagtcaattcattagcagctaGTAAAGGGGTTAGGGAAATTAACTTTGTACGTCAGGGGGATAAACCTCGTTCTGCGAAGGCCAGGTgtccaaagtccttttaggcaagtccctccactcggcggccatattgcaacgctttttgggcacttatcgggcatctatttcggcagaaatgcgcgtgcgcaaggcttcacgacaccaatcttgctccagcagtgatatcacaacacatgattggcacgatgtcttcacagcacaccacattattggctcaatgtattcacaacacaccacatgattggctcaatgtattcacatgtcaacgttttgccgcggaaggggtgggataggtgtagacaactgccattttggtgttacaaactaagcccatgcatttctatggagtgctgtgtctcctcattagaaagtctctgataaAACCGGCCAGTTGGAAAATGGAGCGGGCtgggaaatgaaggttgatcttggccagcagatggcggtaccTCAACATATAGTGAGTACTAGGTTAAGACCCGATTTACTTCTGTGGTCAGATTCAAGAAGATAGTTTATATCATTGAACTTAGTGTTCcttgggaagacagagtggaagagGCCAATGAGCTGAAGACAGTGGCATGATCTGCCGACCCGACCTtctaccagagactttctaatgtggataCACAGCactcacgccaatatggccattgtctacacatatcccaccccttcctcggcaaaacatcgacatgtgaatacattgagccaatcgtggtgtgatgtgaatacattgagccaatcatatggtttgttgtgaagacatcgtgccaatgatgtgttgtgatctcgccgctggagcaagattggtgtcgtgaagctttgcgcatgcgcatttctgccgaaatggatgcccgacaagtgcccaaaaagcgttgtcatatggccgccgagtggagggacttgcctaaaaggactttgcttctACTAACCACGCTCTAGCTGCAGTTCCATTATTGGTCGACAGATTTACATAGACAAACAGCAGGCGCTGTTCAATTTCTTCAGGGCAGTGACGTCACTGCCCTAccagaaatgaaatgtaacgttacagtaggcctacaacaactaCGGATATGATCAATGAGATCTTTGCGATCTTTTCAAAATTTCTTTGCAAATCATACAAAAATGTAACAGGATTGAGTACTTTGCAAGTgattacaataataaacaaacaacattttatttaaaaaaatattttgtggatCTACTTTTCTAGTGGATGAATCTTTAGTAGGGCTCTGCCCCTCCTGCCCAAGTGAACGAGCCGCGCCTGgatattggatatttcaatgtggtaatatggtggcagcatggaggggagtggtttcactgttaagccttcatgaggtgtcgtgggcctaattTAACggaacatcggtgaatgagggtgcctacttgataaccccaatgatatgctgcatactgtatactgcTGTTAAATGGGCCATTGTCATTTGGTGGTTAGCatgcttttttaaaaattaatttgggtaggggcttctgaatgtgtttttaccttggattttggcacaagggattataACATCTCATCCTGTGTATTAATATAATTGGCAGATTTTGGCAAGGGTTctttacacactcacaacaaTATTTCATTAACATGTGACTTCAGAATTCCATACTGACATTTCAAATGGAAATTACATAATGTCCTTAGTAATTGCAAGGCAGGTATATAAAgaagatattttttttcctaTGTTACTATTTTTTTCTATGTTTCTTACTGTCATGAAAAAGGGAGTAATTATGTGTGTTAAAACACTACACTATATTAATCCGactttttcactgatgttatgtcAGTATTTCATCtgacacacaacaaacaatcaAGCAAGAAAGGAGGAACAAGGCCGCACTCTGCATACACATTTTTTTATAAtaggggtgtaaaggtacaTGTATTCATACTGAACTGTTTAGGACGTTAGGTTcaatcaaagtccttttaggcaagtccctccactcggcggccatatgacaatgctttttgggcactcgtcgggcatccatttcggcagaaatgcgcgtgcgcaatgcttcacgacaccaatcttgctccagcggcgagatcacaacacatgattggcacgatgtcacaacacaccatatgattgactcaatgtattcacatcacactacatgattggctcaatgtattcacatgtcgatgttttgccgaggaaggggtgggatatgtagacaacggccatattggcgtgacaaactagccccatgcatttctatggagtattttttgagtgctttgtctccacattagaaagtctctggttcaatacagatgtgtaccGTATGTACCCAGTGCAGTACCTAATGTAGTAATCAACAGTAGCCGAGGCTTTTTTGTCCTAGCACTCtcaaagacaaaaaagagaatGAGTGAAGCCTGCTTCTACCAAGCAATTCCCTGAGACAATCAAGCCAGCCATATCCAGCTAATAAattattgagtgagtgagtgagtgagtgagtttgttttAGAGACCCAGTGATTCAAACTGCCTTGGTTTGCTAGGTCTGTAACCTAGCTAAACTAACAAGGAAATAAATACGAATTTGATAGTGATGTAGCCAACCTTTGTATGGAAAGACAATAACATATTTGGAAGCTTATTTTTACCCTTGTCCTCCACTAGAGGGCAAGAGAGTGTTATAGCCCACAAGCATTGCAGtatagccagagactttctaatgtggagagacagcactcaaaaaatccttcatagaaatgcatggggttagtttgtaacgccaatatggccgtttcTACACATTTCCCACGGCAAAAcatcaacatgtgaatacattgagccaatcatgtggtgagatgtgaatacattgagccaatcatatggtgtgttgtgaagacatcttcccaatcatgtgttgtgaactcgctgctggagcaagattggtgtcgtgaagccttgcgcacgcgcatttctgctgaataggatgcccaatgagtacccaaaaagcgttgctatatggccgccgagtggagggacttgcctaaaaggactttggtatagCGGCTAAGGCAAGATTTTTACCTGAATtgttcagtttttgcagaaagcacgaAACTTGGTACAGTTATAGCAGAgattttctaatgaggagacacatcactcaaaaaatcctccatagaaatgcatggggttagtttgtaacgccaatatggccgttgtctacacatttcccaccccttcctcggcaaaacgtcgacatgcgAATACATTggatcatgtggtgtgatgtgaatacattgagccaatcataaggtgtgttgtgaagacatcttcccaatcatgtgttgtgatcttgccgctggagcaagattggtgtcgtgaagccttgcgcacttgcatttctgctgaataggatgcccaaagagtgcccaaaaagcgttgtaatatggccgccgagtggagggacttgcctaaaaggactttggtcatacttttgtcatagatCTGTAAACATACAAGGATCCAAACGTCAAGTATTGGTGttcatttacacacatcaaaacaaacacaagtgtgtttttccaagtcaaaacacaaaatagctctttcactgagacaaaacaaatcagtctacctGTGGCTTAtctatagtgcttaggctgattgcaaagtgaactaatgatctaaaacagttttcacatgagaaagtgtgccagagagttggcaaaatagtgtaaataatacccatacatgtgtatagatttcctaggagtgtgttgatcatttggaaattgagtgaagcatgagttgtgtttacagttccgcaaaaagagtgctgtgcagtgaattgtgcctacagtgtgtgttacaaagttgcaaactgagtgcaaagcagtgtttgtgcttttagttttgcgaactcagtgagtggttttgctataagtattaatagttttagaaattgtactataagaatcacggttgtgtttaaacattcagaaaaaaaatgtagactttttgtctggcgttgtaaaaagtaggctatcaatGGTCCTTCTTTATTTTGTTGTGAAGTTGGATGAAGCTCTATTGTGGGCGTTTTTGGTGACGTATATTCGCCTAAATGCCCGGACAGTCTAAAGGAGGGACTGTGAAGGGGCAGTTCTTACTAGCTTTCACCAACGTCCTCTCTGTGGAAATTAGTAAGACTTGCGGGTCACAGTTTCGACACATTCGCGCATTTCGTAAGAAGTTTGAAAATGTCCGGCAGAGGCAAAGGAGGCAAAGGTCTTGGAAAAGGAGGCGCAAAGCGTCACCGCAAAGTTCTTCGTGATAACATCCAGGGGATCACCAAGCCTGCAATCAGGCGTCTGGCTCGCCGTGGTGGTGTGAAGCGTATCTCTGGTCTCATCTACGAAGAGACCCGTGGTGTACTAAAGGTGTTCCTGGAGAACGTGATTCGTGATGCCGTCACCTACACCGAGCACGCCAAGAGAAAGACTGTGACCGCCATGGACGTCGTCTATGCTCTGAAACGCCAGGGTCGTACTCTGTACGGTTTTGGTGGATAAAGGATCAGATATCTCCCGACTAAACCAAAAGGCTCTTCTAAGAGCCACCCAATTTCTTTTAAAAGGCAGTATTACAatttgtataggctactgtgAATTGTAGAAGCCCCACTTGTTCTCGGTCTCGATGGCAATTTTGGGGATACTAGGGCGTTGCGATCCAATGGAAGGCTTAACATACACGTAGTCCATGTAAACTACGTATTCATAATACATTTGGTCTCACAGCAGGAGCGTCAGAATGTATTCATGTAAATCCAAGGGGTGTTTTTCCTATGATACTTATATATCCTATCTTTTTGCACAGTCCTGCAAAAACGTGTTTActtcataggcctactgtgaaaAGCCCTCTTTCATGGCCTATAAGAATGAGCTTAAACAGTACTTTAATCAACTTCAATTCTGTCCTAACTCTAAAGCAATAAGAACTATTACAGTAGTAGCCTGCACATTTTGTTTTGGATAAGCTTTGTGATCTCTTATTATAACCTTTCCTAGCGTCTGAATAgcatacatgtttttttgtctttatctTTGTAATGTTGAATCGTTCATGGTACCATCGTGATTTTTAACTTGTACTATGTATGTTGATGTACCAATGTAtattcataataaaaaaaatgtctgtcaaTGTTTGCGCGGTTATGTCGCGCAAACGTTAATGATGATTCGAGAAgtgcaccaaagtgactgacaAAAACTCCAATCATGAATTGCAACGCAAAATGAAAAAACGATTTAGTATAGATTTCGAAGGATTCCCTTCCTTTAGAAGAAAAGTGCGGGAAAATAACAAAGAATGGTGTAAACTGATGATCTGTGGGTGGTGCTAACATTCTCTCACTGACTGCCCCCTACGACACAAAATGACCAACCGTGTCTGGGTATTTGGTTTAGGAGGGAAATTACAGCCATTCTGGTCGTTGGGGTGTGACGCAGTGACGCAGTCCTCTATTTGCATATAACCTGGAATATATACTAGATAACTTCGGTAGTCGTGTACTCTCATTTTGTTATTGAAATCATCATGCCCGATCCAGCTAAGCCTGCACCGAAGAAGGGTTCCAAGAAAGCCGTGACCAAGACGGCCGGTAAAGGAGGAAAGAAACGCAGGAAGTCCAGGAAGGAGAGTTATGCTATCTATGTGTACAAGGTCCTGAAGCAGGTCCACCCAGACACTGGTATCTCTTCCAAGGCGATGGGTATCATGAACTCTTTCGTGAACGACATCTTCGAGCGCATCGCTGGAGAGTCCTCCCGCTTGGCCCACTATAACAAGCGTTCCACCATCTCTTCCAGGGAGATCCAGACGGCAGTGCGTCTGCTTCTACCCGGAGAGTTGGCCAAGCACGCCGTGTCTGAGGGAACAAAGGCCGTCACCAAGTATACCAGCTCCAAGTAAAGAGTTCATCGAACACTTCACAACccaaaggctcttttaagagccacccaCATTCTCTTTGAAAAGTAATTCCACTTCAGTCATACATGCCTAGCTACAGCTAAACAGTCGTGATACCGCCATTCTTTCTAATAAAGAATGGATATACGCACATCCTATTGATTAGATTATATATATAGGATATTGATATAAAACTTTAAAAAATACTACTGTTGCGTTACAATACAAAAGCCTAGCAGGTGACCTTTTTATGTAGGTTCATAAAAATTAGAGGAACCGCGGAAGTGGGAGAAAATACAGTTGACCAAACACAGTTCTAGTGCTGGGTGAGACGCTAACGTCGAAAAATAAGACACGGGAAAACCTACGAAACGTACAGGGTCCAAGAGAGCATAGTCATGAATGCATTCATTATAAACATAACAGTACGTGTTTCTAAAAGAGCATTAAGCGGGTTTCTGCAGGCAGTTTGGAAAATAGCTTTTCTGAATGTTtgggtggctcttaaaagagcctttgaATTGAGTCTTGACTTGGATTAATTTAAGCACGCTCCCCACGGATACGGCGAGCCAGCTGGATGTCTTTGGGCATGATTGTGACCCTCTTGGCGTGGATCGCGCACAGGTTAGTGTCCTCGAACAGGCCGACGAGGTAAGCCTCGCTAGCCTCCTGAAGAGCCATGACAGCAGAGCTCTGGAAACGCAGATCAGTCTTGAAGTCCTGAGCAATTTCCCTGACCAGACGCTGGAAGGGCAGCTTGCGGATCAGCAGCTCCGTAGACTTCTGGTAACGGCGGATTTCTCTCAGAGCCACTGTACCAGGCCTGTAACGGTGAGGCTTTTTCACGCCACCGGTTGCTGGTGCGCTTTTACGCGCAGCCTTAGTGGCGAGCTGCTTCCTCGGAGCCTTACCCCCGGTAGATTTACGGGCTGTCTGCTTGGTTCTTGCCATTTCTATTTATTATTCCGGTTGGAGGGGTATGAACACACATGCGGAACCTGGGTATATAAAGCCTACGACAGCAGCCTGCCCCCCCTGTTTACGTCAGGTTTATTGTCTCCGCTGATTGGTCTTCTAAGTTTCCTCCGAGTGGCGCCTGAGAttcaaaatacaaagcccacccCCTAAATGCCTTCATCGTTGCTTTGATTCACCAttcaaaaatcaaaataaatcatttaatttaaacaTTCCATCGGCCAGTGCATATAAACTCATgtagaaacaaaaaaaataactaatagCATGAACACAAATTATTACCTAAGGTATACaatgaaaaaatgaaatattgAAACTAGTTACTGATAACTACATTATGTTGAAGTAGAGGCCCCAAGACCATCCCGCAGTCCTGCATAATAACTTGTATGCATCATCCCTCAGTACTTCCTTATTttatgcttgtgtttgtgtacacatgtgGATGGTGGGGAGTGGGTGAGAATATGTCTGTGGCTTGGATATATTGCCTTTACATTTATTGAATGCACCATTGAAAGACTAACCAATGTTTAACTCCTACGCAATGGCAAGAAAGGAATTCTGTTTCTGAATTCTGCATTAGAGAGGAATGGGTATTGATCCAGAGTATAAAGGGGTCGTATTTATTAATTACTTTCCAGACGTATGTGATGACTTTCTGAACTAAAAGGTAACTTGGAAAGTACGTTTCAAGTTATTTGGGTGGCTCTGAAAAGAGCCTTTGTATCAGAGACTTAAAGAAAGCAGGATTACTTTGACTTCTCGGTCTTCTTGGGCAGCAGCACAGCCTGGATGTTAGGCAGCACACCACCCTGAGCGATGGTTACACCGCCGAGCAATTTGTTCAACTCCTCGTCGTTACGCACAGCTAGCTGCAAATGGCGGGGAATGATAAGGGTCTTCTTGTTGTCACGAGCAATAAGAAGTGTTACCGGATATAcggtttctgagattctgagttTCCAGGGCGGAGTTTAGCGTGAATATTTATGAACGGAGGATTTGCGCGAATGCCT
This window of the Alosa alosa isolate M-15738 ecotype Scorff River chromosome 7, AALO_Geno_1.1, whole genome shotgun sequence genome carries:
- the LOC125297121 gene encoding histone H4 codes for the protein MSGRGKGGKGLGKGGAKRHRKVLRDNIQGITKPAIRRLARRGGVKRISGLIYEETRGVLKVFLENVIRDAVTYTEHAKRKTVTAMDVVYALKRQGRTLYGFGG
- the LOC125297125 gene encoding histone H2B-like, giving the protein MPDPAKPAPKKGSKKAVTKTAGKGGKKRRKSRKESYAIYVYKVLKQVHPDTGISSKAMGIMNSFVNDIFERIAGESSRLAHYNKRSTISSREIQTAVRLLLPGELAKHAVSEGTKAVTKYTSSK
- the LOC125297108 gene encoding histone H3; the protein is MARTKQTARKSTGGKAPRKQLATKAARKSAPATGGVKKPHRYRPGTVALREIRRYQKSTELLIRKLPFQRLVREIAQDFKTDLRFQSSAVMALQEASEAYLVGLFEDTNLCAIHAKRVTIMPKDIQLARRIRGERA